The genomic stretch GCAGAGGCTGTAGCTCAGGGGCGATAAGTCAGCGGTTTACAAGTAACACGAATGAAATGTCAGCGTCTGGGGTTTACTTAAGCCCTAGGCGCTGAACAGTACTTGCACTCGGATGATTGTTTTTGTTGGTTTTTGTGCAACCTAGTTTTTGTACGAGCTTATATCCATCAAGAATGATGTCTGAAGACAATCAAGGCGTTGATTTAAGTGTCAATGAAATAAACAGAGTTTTGCTTATTGACTTGGAAAACTGCCCCGATCAGATTCATCAGCTAAAAGACAATCTAGAGAAATTTTCAAAAGTTGTAATTTGCTACGCTAAGACTGGAGCCAAAATCCCTCTTGACTGGCTAATTCCATTAAGTGCAACGGTAAGCTCAAGCAAGCTGAAAATTTTTAAGATGACAAATAGCGGCAAAAATGCAGCAGACTTTGGCATATGCTTTTTCGCTGGAGTTTTGATGCAAGAGTTGCCAAAAGAGACACATTTCTCGATTGTGTCTAATGACACTGATTTAGACCACGTTGTGAATTTGCTGAAAAGTCAAGGCCGCTCGGCAGAGCGCATAGGCATGAAAAAAGAAGGAAAGGAAGTCACTAGGACTGAGTCTGAAACCGTGGATTCAGTTTTGATATCTCCGGTTGAAACATATTGCAAACACCTTATAACCTACAGTAAAAATAGGCCTGCAAAGAAAGATACTCTGCTGAATGGTATTAAAAACAAATTCAAGGAATCTCCTAAATCAGCGGCGGAAGTATTTAGGCTCTTGACGGTTCAAGGCGCAGTAACCCTTGTTGAAAATAAGGTTTCCTATAACAACAAGAAGATTCAAGAGTTGGCAAACCAGTCTTAACTGGCTAACTAATGAGGTATTGATAACGGGTTGCTAAAGCCTTCATGAATCTTGATCAGGTGGATGAAAGCGGGGGTGGAGGCGATCGCGCACCAGTTCTCCCTTCTCCAAATGCTCTTCGACAATTCTCGGCACATCTCCAGGGGTGACCCGGCAGTACCAGGTATTGCCGGGCATCACTTTAACCGTAGGTCCAGCGCTGCACTGGCCCATGCAGTCGCTCTCGGCCACTAAAATGTTGGGGCTTTGGTGCTGCTGAAACGCCGCCAGTACCGCCGCCGAACCGCCGCGATCGCACGAGCGATGCCGACACACCTGCACTAGCCAACGCTTAGAAACCACAGATCGATCTTCCTCTCAACGGTCATCCTACCCGTGAAGCCGTTATCCCAATGCCCGCCCTGATATTTATAGAATGCTCCGTCCCGCAGGCTTCGACCAAGTGAGTTAGAGGCTGGTCTTTGAACACGGGCCGTAAGCGGCTAACAGTTCGTTCACCCAGAGCGCATCGATCGCACCCTGGAGCTGCCGCTGCTGCTGGCGCAGCGTCTGGGGGCTGAGACAGGGCTGCAAGCGCGCCACTAGGTCATCGGCTTCGTCAATCAAAAAGTTGAGCAACGGCTCTGCTTCAGCCTGCTGCAAAATCTCACCCATGCGCTCTGCGGCGGCCTGATCAAGGGTAGGGAGCAGCGCTAGCTGGCAATATTCATAGACCGTGGGGCGGTAGGCTAGGGCGCTACTGAGCCATTCGTCAGAGTCTGACATGGGGGTCTCCTACAGCCATTAACCCAAACCGATTAGGCTCAAGGTTTAATCGAACAACACAGCAACGGGTTAACACGGCAACCCACAAACCAACCAACGGCCCATGACGATACCCAGACCAAGGTTGGTTCCTTGAGGGTTAAGTGTACCCAGCTGCACCGCCGTGACAAGGGTTTTGGTGAAGTTTATGCCCCGGGAGGCAGATCTTGTTAAAGGAATGACGAAGCTTAACTTAGGCGGCCACTAGCGATCGCACTAACCCTTCAAACAGCGGCAGCCCGTCTACCCCGCCCAGCACAGCATCAGCGGCCCGCTCGGGGTGAGGCATCAGGCCCAGCACATTGCCCTGTCGGTTACAAATACCCGCAATGTTTCCTAGCGAGCCGTTGAGGTTGGATTCCTCATCCACAGACCCATCGATGCCGCTGTAGCGAAACACGATTTGCTTATTGGCCTCTAGCTCGGCTAGGGTGGCCTCGTCGGCGTAGTAGCAGCCCTCCCCATGGGCAATGGGCAGGGTGATCACTTGGCCCGCAGAATAATTCGACGTCCACAGCAGGTCGGTGCGCTCGACTTTAAGGGGCACGCGATCGCAGATAAACCGCATATCTCGATTGCGCACCAATGCCCCTGGCAGCAGCCCCACCTCGGTCAAAATCTGGAACCCATTGCAAATGCCCAGTACCGGCTTGCCTGCTTTGGCGTGCTCTACCGTAGCCTGCATAGCGGGCGAAAAGCGGGCGATCGCTCCACACCGCAGATAATCTCCATAGCTAAAGCCTCCGGGCACCACCACGATATCCACATCGCTTAGGTTACTGTCTTCGTGCCAGACCATGCGAGTGGGCTGCCCAAGAATGTCACGGGTGACGTAGGCCACGTCGCGATCGCAGTTGGCCCCAGGGAAAACGATGACGGCGAATTTCATGGAGAAGGGAGAGGTAAGGGGGAAGTTTTGAATCTTGAATTTTGGGTGTTGAATGAGTTGCCTGAACTCAAAACTAAACACTCAAAACTCAAAGCTTTTTACGCTGTCGCTAGGGTTTGCAGCTCAAAGCGGTAGTTTTCAATCACCGGGTTAGCCAAGAGCTGATCGCACATGCGATCGAGTTGCTGCCTGGCGGCGGCGTCATTCTCAGCATCGAGGGTCAGCTCAATGTATTTGCCAATGCGAATCGGGCCGACGTTGTCGTAACCCATGTGGGCCAGGCCAGACTGCACTGCGGTGCCCGCCGGGTCGAGCACCGAGGGGCGCAGGGTGACATAGATGCGAGCGCTGTAGTGAGGCAAGGCTGACTCCGGTGGCGGGGAAAATCCACAATAGTTTGTACCCCTCATCCTACCGTATCAACCGATTGATAAAATTGAGTCAGTACAAGTGAGCCAGCATGGTACGACGCACCCGCAGCCAAGAGAAAGTTTTGACCGTTCTAAAGGGTTTGAGTAAGCCAATTTCGGCCCAAGCTCTCTACGTCGAAATGCGGCAGGACGGCAACACTACGGGGCTTGCCACGGTCTACCGAGCGCTGGATGCTCTCAAGCTGGAGGGGGCGGTGCAGATGCGCACCCTGCCCTCGGGCGAAGCGCTCTACAGCCTGCCCCAAGAAGACCGCCACCACCTCACCTGCCTCCAGTGCGGCAACACTATCGCCATTGACCAGTGCCCCGTCCACGACCTGGAAAAACAGCTGCACAAGGCCCACGAATTCAAAATCTTCTACCACACCCTGGAGTTCTTCGGCCTCTGTCCCCGCTGCCAAGGCAGTCTGTCCAGCGCCGAAGCTTCAGTTTCTTAAAGTTCAAGGCTACGGATTGGATTCCTGTTGCCATCGGTAAACCCGCCCGCGGTAACGGGGCAATAGATGACTCCCTAGGGCAAACCAACTAAACGTTCTGCCCTGTAGGCAGGGATGGCACCGATCGGTAGATAGTGCCAGCGAGAGGGGCGAGCGCAACTACTACCGATGATTGATGGCGAAGCCAGCCAAGAGAACAATAATCAAAGCTTGAAGGCAGCGGCTATGCGGATTTACTCTACTCCAGTCCAATGCCGGTAGCCCAGTCCTTGTGCTCCTAGGCCGCTTATCCATGGTCAAGTTTAAATCTTACTTTGAGCGTCACTATCCCAACCTAGAGCGCGTTATCGCCATCATTGCTTTAGTCAACTTGGCGCTAGTCTTTTTTGATCTCACCTATCTCAATTTGCGGCCGGTTTATAGGCAGTATTTGTCCCCTGTTACACAGGTCTATGACCCCGTTAAAGGCATTAAGGCACATCCTCTAACCGAGCGTTATTTGACCCAGGTTGAACAGCTCAAAAGCCAGCTTGATCAAACTGGACTGCGATCGCTCCCCACTCAAAATTCGCTATCAGACTTGCAGAATCTCAGTCAGCAGCTGTCAACAGAGCGCGCCTTTGCTGAGCCCCATGGCGACCTTGCCCTAGTTGCCATTCAGCAAGCTCTGCGATCGAGAACAGCTCAGCTTTCAGCCCAGGATGCTTTTAGCCAATTTTGGAGTGCAGACTATCTCGAACAGGCGAATTGGCAAACGGAGCTTGAGTTTTGGGATAGGCAAATTCAACCATTTTTTCAGGGCAACTATTATCGCACCGTCAACCGGTGGGGTGCGCCAACCGATTATTTTTGGCTGATTGATTTGCCGTTTGTTCTAATTTTTGGGGTAGACATTCTGGCGCGCATTAGTGCTACCCGGCGGCGCAACCCGG from Leptolyngbya subtilissima AS-A7 encodes the following:
- a CDS encoding NAD(P)H-dependent oxidoreductase subunit E, translating into MVSKRWLVQVCRHRSCDRGGSAAVLAAFQQHQSPNILVAESDCMGQCSAGPTVKVMPGNTWYCRVTPGDVPRIVEEHLEKGELVRDRLHPRFHPPDQDS
- the purQ gene encoding phosphoribosylformylglycinamidine synthase subunit PurQ — translated: MKFAVIVFPGANCDRDVAYVTRDILGQPTRMVWHEDSNLSDVDIVVVPGGFSYGDYLRCGAIARFSPAMQATVEHAKAGKPVLGICNGFQILTEVGLLPGALVRNRDMRFICDRVPLKVERTDLLWTSNYSAGQVITLPIAHGEGCYYADEATLAELEANKQIVFRYSGIDGSVDEESNLNGSLGNIAGICNRQGNVLGLMPHPERAADAVLGGVDGLPLFEGLVRSLVAA
- the purS gene encoding phosphoribosylformylglycinamidine synthase subunit PurS encodes the protein MPHYSARIYVTLRPSVLDPAGTAVQSGLAHMGYDNVGPIRIGKYIELTLDAENDAAARQQLDRMCDQLLANPVIENYRFELQTLATA
- a CDS encoding PIN domain-containing protein; translated protein: MSEDNQGVDLSVNEINRVLLIDLENCPDQIHQLKDNLEKFSKVVICYAKTGAKIPLDWLIPLSATVSSSKLKIFKMTNSGKNAADFGICFFAGVLMQELPKETHFSIVSNDTDLDHVVNLLKSQGRSAERIGMKKEGKEVTRTESETVDSVLISPVETYCKHLITYSKNRPAKKDTLLNGIKNKFKESPKSAAEVFRLLTVQGAVTLVENKVSYNNKKIQELANQS
- a CDS encoding Fur family transcriptional regulator, with the protein product MVRRTRSQEKVLTVLKGLSKPISAQALYVEMRQDGNTTGLATVYRALDALKLEGAVQMRTLPSGEALYSLPQEDRHHLTCLQCGNTIAIDQCPVHDLEKQLHKAHEFKIFYHTLEFFGLCPRCQGSLSSAEASVS